One genomic window of Campylobacter fetus subsp. fetus includes the following:
- a CDS encoding histidinol-phosphatase gives MIIDLHNHTPLCNHASGSPIQYAQKAYSMGCKYYGFSDHNPMKFDEKYRMKFEQMQLYRQIIDEVKAKFDNKMEILFGYEVDFLDGYMDERVLNAKCDYFIGSVHFIGGWGFDNPEFIGEYKNKDINQIWEQYFNAIENLAKCGKFDIVGHIDLIKVFNFKPTKEIKIIAKNAIKEIKKANLVVELNSAGYRKPVSELYPSDEILEMLAEFNIPITFSSDAHAVDHVGANMEKTMQKAKEFGFNEAAIFINRNRKMIKI, from the coding sequence ATGATAATAGACCTACATAACCATACACCGCTTTGTAATCACGCTTCAGGCTCACCTATACAATACGCACAAAAAGCTTACTCAATGGGGTGTAAATACTACGGATTTAGTGACCACAATCCAATGAAATTTGATGAAAAATACAGAATGAAATTTGAGCAAATGCAACTTTATAGACAAATAATAGATGAAGTCAAAGCCAAATTTGATAACAAAATGGAAATTTTATTTGGTTATGAAGTTGATTTTTTAGATGGCTATATGGATGAACGAGTTTTAAATGCAAAGTGTGATTACTTCATCGGTTCGGTACATTTTATCGGCGGATGGGGATTTGATAATCCAGAGTTCATAGGCGAGTACAAAAACAAAGATATAAACCAAATTTGGGAACAATACTTTAATGCTATAGAAAATTTAGCTAAATGCGGAAAATTTGATATAGTCGGTCATATAGATCTTATAAAAGTATTTAATTTCAAACCAACAAAAGAGATAAAAATCATAGCAAAAAATGCCATAAAAGAGATAAAAAAAGCAAATTTGGTAGTTGAATTAAACAGTGCAGGATATAGAAAACCAGTCAGTGAGTTATATCCTAGTGATGAAATTTTAGAAATGCTAGCTGAGTTTAACATACCTATAACTTTTTCAAGCGACGCTCACGCAGTCGATCATGTCGGAGCAAATATGGAAAAAACTATGCAAAAAGCGAAAGAATTTGGATTTAATGAAGCTGCGATTTTTATAAATAGAAATAGGAAAATGATTAAAATTTAA
- the glnA gene encoding type I glutamate--ammonia ligase: MGKFVNNVKEFFEFCKENEVKFVDFRFTDLKGTWHHVSYNIKAINEDSFNGLPFDGSSIDAWQPIHKSDMMLKPDVETAFLDPFTADTTIIVICDVYDIYKGELYEKCPRSIAKKASQYLRDSGVGDVAYFGPENEFFVFDNVRIIDKPNCAMYEVDTEEGEWNDGKEYTDGYNTGHRPRTKGGYFPVQPVDSMVDLRAEMVNVLEQVGLETFVVHHEVAQGQGEIGVKFGTLVEAADNVQIYKYVVKMVAHLNGKTATFMPKPLYGDNGSGMHVHQSIWKDGKNLFYKDGNYANLSDIARWYIGGVLKHARSVAAFTNPSTNSYKRLIPGFEAPSILTYSCQNRSASCRIPYGSGEKSVRAEFRFPDSTACPYLAFAAMLLAGLDGIKNKVEPVGPMDEDLFELTLDEIRDRGIEQLPHTLRGSLEAVIRDNKYLSPAMSNLFIETYQHYKFETQVWPYEQRPTPFEFKTSFSC; the protein is encoded by the coding sequence ATGGGCAAATTTGTAAATAACGTAAAAGAATTTTTTGAGTTCTGCAAGGAAAATGAAGTCAAATTTGTGGATTTTCGTTTCACGGACTTAAAAGGTACTTGGCATCACGTATCGTATAATATAAAAGCGATTAATGAAGATTCATTCAACGGACTTCCGTTTGATGGTAGTTCTATAGACGCTTGGCAGCCGATTCATAAATCAGATATGATGCTAAAACCAGATGTAGAAACTGCGTTTTTAGATCCTTTTACTGCAGATACGACTATTATAGTAATATGTGATGTTTATGACATATACAAAGGTGAATTATATGAAAAATGTCCTAGAAGTATAGCAAAAAAGGCATCGCAATATCTAAGAGATAGCGGTGTAGGAGACGTAGCTTACTTTGGACCTGAAAATGAGTTTTTTGTATTTGACAATGTTCGCATTATAGATAAACCAAATTGCGCTATGTATGAAGTAGATACGGAAGAAGGCGAGTGGAATGATGGTAAAGAGTATACAGATGGATACAATACGGGTCACAGACCACGCACCAAAGGTGGATATTTTCCAGTTCAACCAGTCGATAGCATGGTGGATCTAAGAGCTGAAATGGTAAATGTACTTGAACAAGTAGGACTTGAAACTTTTGTGGTTCATCATGAAGTTGCTCAAGGACAAGGCGAAATAGGCGTCAAATTCGGCACACTTGTAGAGGCTGCGGATAATGTTCAAATTTATAAATATGTAGTAAAAATGGTAGCTCATCTAAACGGTAAAACAGCTACATTTATGCCAAAACCGCTTTATGGAGATAACGGAAGCGGTATGCACGTACATCAATCTATCTGGAAAGACGGTAAAAATTTATTTTATAAAGATGGAAATTATGCAAATCTTAGCGATATCGCAAGGTGGTATATAGGTGGTGTTTTAAAACACGCAAGAAGCGTGGCTGCATTTACAAACCCTAGTACAAATAGTTATAAAAGATTAATTCCTGGTTTTGAAGCTCCTAGCATTTTAACTTATTCTTGCCAAAACAGAAGCGCTAGTTGTCGTATTCCTTATGGTTCAGGAGAGAAAAGCGTTAGAGCGGAGTTTAGATTTCCAGATAGCACGGCTTGCCCATATTTAGCGTTTGCTGCTATGCTTCTAGCAGGGCTTGATGGTATAAAAAATAAAGTGGAACCTGTCGGTCCTATGGATGAAGATTTGTTTGAGCTAACTCTTGATGAGATAAGAGATCGAGGTATAGAGCAACTTCCTCACACTTTAAGAGGCAGCCTTGAAGCAGTTATCCGTGATAATAAATATCTAAGTCCCGCAATGAGCAATTTATTTATAGAAACATATCAACATTATAAATTTGAAACTCAAGTATGGCCTTATGAGCAAAGACCTACTCCGTTTGAGTTTAAAACTTCATTTTCTTGTTAG
- a CDS encoding ankyrin repeat domain-containing protein: MENINLTPEEEKRYEELCGYAFNFARNNEYSELEKMINSGLSPNLKNHKGDSLIMLAAYNGSLETTKMLIQKGARVDERNDRGQTPLAGVCFKGNLEIVKLLVENGADIDANNGMGLTPYSFAVMFNRGEIAEYLLTKSRKRTILKIISAKVLKLFSKKKSANLNQTPSTAI, translated from the coding sequence ATGGAAAATATAAACTTAACGCCAGAAGAAGAAAAAAGATATGAAGAACTTTGCGGATATGCTTTTAATTTTGCTAGAAATAATGAATATAGCGAACTTGAAAAGATGATAAATTCAGGACTTAGTCCAAATTTAAAAAATCATAAAGGTGATAGTTTGATTATGCTAGCAGCTTATAATGGTTCATTGGAAACTACTAAAATGCTTATTCAAAAAGGCGCTAGAGTAGATGAAAGAAATGATAGAGGTCAAACTCCGCTTGCTGGAGTATGTTTCAAAGGAAATTTAGAAATAGTAAAACTTCTAGTTGAAAATGGTGCGGATATAGATGCAAATAACGGCATGGGACTTACTCCGTACAGTTTTGCAGTTATGTTTAATAGAGGCGAAATAGCCGAGTATTTACTTACTAAAAGTAGAAAAAGAACTATTTTGAAGATAATAAGTGCTAAAGTCTTAAAACTATTTTCAAAGAAAAAATCTGCAAATTTAAATCAAACTCCTAGTACTGCGATATAA
- a CDS encoding catalase produces the protein MAKLLNTASGNPIADNQNSLTAGVRGPVLLQDYQLLEKLAFQNRERIPERTVHANGSGAYGELEITEDISKYTKASLFQKGEKTKLFLRFSTVAGEAGAADAERDVRGFAIKFYTKEGNWDLVGNNTPTFFLRDGFKFPDFIHTQKRDPKTHLRSNSAAWDFWSLNPETLHQVTILMSDRGIPASYRHMHGFGSHTYSLINAKGERFWVKFHFKTRQGIKNLTNAEAGAIVAKDRESHQRDLYNSIDKGDFPKWDFKIQIMTEEEANNCKFNPFDLTKIWPHAEYPLIPVGVMTLNKNPENYFNEVEQAAFSPSNIVPGISYSPDRMLQARIFSYPDAQRYRIGVHYQQLDVNKPIVNVNNYYVGGSMNNGSYKQEPHAYYEPNSFGGPAENKDYLEPDLAISNAAQRFDHRVDTDYYSNAAALFAILPADEKERLYSNIAESMDGVEDFIIERALGHFEKINPAYAAGVKAALSSKKSC, from the coding sequence ATGGCAAAGTTATTAAATACAGCTAGCGGCAATCCAATCGCTGATAATCAAAATAGTTTAACAGCGGGCGTAAGAGGTCCTGTTTTATTACAAGATTATCAATTACTTGAAAAACTTGCATTTCAAAACAGAGAGAGAATCCCTGAAAGAACAGTACATGCAAACGGTAGCGGAGCTTATGGAGAGTTAGAAATCACTGAAGATATCAGCAAATATACTAAAGCTTCACTTTTCCAAAAAGGTGAAAAAACAAAACTATTTTTAAGATTTTCAACAGTTGCAGGCGAAGCCGGTGCTGCTGATGCTGAGAGAGACGTTCGTGGTTTTGCTATCAAATTTTATACAAAAGAGGGTAACTGGGATTTAGTGGGTAATAATACTCCTACATTCTTTTTAAGAGACGGTTTTAAATTTCCAGATTTTATCCATACTCAAAAAAGAGATCCAAAAACTCATTTAAGATCAAATAGCGCAGCCTGGGATTTTTGGTCATTAAATCCTGAAACACTTCATCAAGTAACTATACTTATGAGCGATCGCGGAATTCCTGCAAGCTACCGCCATATGCATGGTTTTGGAAGCCATACTTATAGCCTTATAAATGCAAAAGGTGAAAGATTTTGGGTTAAATTCCACTTTAAAACAAGACAAGGAATTAAAAATCTTACAAACGCAGAAGCTGGTGCTATAGTGGCAAAAGACAGAGAGAGCCATCAAAGAGATCTATATAATAGTATCGATAAAGGTGATTTTCCAAAATGGGATTTCAAAATACAAATTATGACTGAAGAAGAAGCTAATAACTGTAAATTTAATCCATTTGATTTAACAAAAATTTGGCCTCATGCAGAGTATCCGCTAATCCCGGTTGGCGTAATGACTTTAAATAAAAATCCTGAAAATTATTTCAACGAAGTAGAGCAAGCCGCATTTAGCCCAAGTAACATAGTTCCTGGCATTAGCTACAGCCCAGATCGTATGCTTCAAGCTAGAATTTTCAGCTATCCAGATGCTCAAAGATATAGAATAGGCGTACATTATCAACAACTAGACGTGAATAAACCGATAGTAAACGTAAATAATTATTATGTAGGTGGATCTATGAATAACGGTAGCTATAAACAAGAGCCGCACGCTTATTATGAGCCAAATAGTTTTGGCGGTCCTGCTGAAAACAAAGATTATCTTGAGCCTGATCTTGCTATATCAAATGCAGCTCAAAGATTTGATCATAGAGTAGATACAGATTATTATAGTAATGCAGCAGCGTTATTTGCGATACTTCCGGCTGATGAAAAAGAGAGACTTTATTCAAATATCGCTGAGAGTATGGATGGAGTCGAGGATTTCATCATAGAAAGAGCGCTTGGTCACTTTGAAAAAATTAATCCGGCTTACGCAGCAGGAGTAAAAGCGGCACTTTCTTCTAAGAAAAGTTGTTAA
- a CDS encoding TonB-dependent receptor domain-containing protein gives MRFSSVIASSLLCATVLNASSDTPSKNSVVVLDKISVSSKIEKNILDEPTKVEIAGKETILESPDLAKSLLNVSGFSMTRKGGGGSEILYRSQGAGRLPIFIDNSLLHGGCGGRMDTAVTYISPENYRSVRIIKGPQDVRFGALISGAVLFDRDMLRLSETTFNGNLNALYGSFDRRETSVNLLGGNDLGSLQATGGIYKSGDYKDGDGNNVHSKYSKKTGALIATFTPLDDTALSFSADFGSGKAAYADRAMDGVKFDRTSFGFGLEQGFGEHQLNMQAFYHEIDHVMDNFSLRPNINKGNSYNYSNPKREIKGIRAEGVLNFGDLTGFIGASYSTDEHSSRNGMGSSGGIVTNLVSSMPYRKNAVIDYTSGFAQGEYIEGDYGIFSGVRIDHVSIDKYNAGQLATTKDQNPVSAFVRYERYLNDLTLYAGLGHAQRVADFWEFSKVGGMDLNKEKNSQIDLGSVLKNDNSEVSFNLFASKIDDYIMLRYGTATSAFNTDVMMLGGELDAEILLQDLFKIGGGASYTYGKNLKNTNGLRDGDPLPQISPLAFKFLVGLEQKSWFANAQFYANAAQHRYKEGYGNAIGKDLGYSDDFWTVGLYGGYKYKNYQFLVAAENLNNALYSYHNSKNGSAISTLDIPATTRVYEPGRSFWIKFKAHF, from the coding sequence ATGCGTTTTTCATCTGTCATTGCAAGCTCTTTGCTATGTGCTACTGTTTTAAATGCTAGTTCAGACACTCCTAGCAAAAATTCAGTCGTGGTGTTGGATAAAATCAGTGTTAGCTCGAAGATAGAAAAAAATATCTTAGATGAGCCTACAAAAGTAGAAATTGCAGGAAAAGAGACTATTTTGGAATCTCCGGATCTAGCAAAGTCGCTTTTAAACGTTAGCGGATTTTCTATGACTAGAAAAGGTGGCGGAGGAAGTGAAATTTTATATCGTTCTCAAGGCGCCGGAAGGCTTCCTATATTCATAGATAACTCTTTATTGCATGGAGGTTGCGGCGGTAGAATGGACACTGCCGTTACTTATATATCTCCTGAAAATTATAGATCAGTTAGGATCATTAAAGGACCTCAAGACGTAAGATTCGGAGCTCTTATAAGCGGCGCGGTGTTATTTGATAGAGATATGCTTCGTCTTAGCGAAACTACTTTTAATGGAAATTTAAATGCGCTTTATGGTAGTTTTGATAGAAGAGAAACAAGCGTAAATTTATTAGGCGGAAATGATCTAGGAAGCTTGCAAGCAACCGGCGGAATTTATAAAAGTGGTGATTATAAAGATGGCGATGGTAACAATGTTCATTCTAAATATTCAAAAAAGACAGGCGCTCTTATAGCTACATTTACTCCTTTAGATGATACTGCTTTAAGCTTTAGTGCTGATTTTGGAAGCGGAAAAGCCGCTTACGCAGATAGAGCTATGGATGGAGTAAAGTTTGACCGCACGTCTTTTGGTTTTGGATTGGAGCAGGGCTTTGGCGAGCATCAGCTAAATATGCAAGCTTTTTATCATGAGATAGATCACGTTATGGATAATTTTTCTCTACGACCAAATATCAACAAAGGAAATAGTTATAATTATAGCAACCCAAAAAGAGAGATAAAAGGTATCAGAGCCGAGGGAGTTTTAAATTTCGGTGATTTAACAGGATTTATAGGTGCTTCATATAGTACAGACGAACATAGCTCAAGAAACGGCATGGGGTCAAGCGGCGGAATAGTAACAAATTTAGTTAGTAGTATGCCTTATAGAAAAAATGCAGTAATAGACTATACTTCTGGATTTGCTCAAGGCGAATATATAGAAGGCGATTATGGAATATTTAGCGGCGTTAGGATAGATCACGTTAGCATAGATAAATATAACGCAGGGCAATTAGCCACTACAAAAGATCAAAATCCGGTATCTGCGTTTGTTAGGTATGAGCGTTATTTAAATGATTTGACTTTATATGCGGGTTTAGGACATGCTCAAAGAGTTGCTGATTTTTGGGAGTTTTCAAAAGTAGGCGGTATGGATTTAAATAAAGAAAAAAATAGCCAAATCGACTTAGGAAGCGTACTTAAAAATGATAATTCCGAGGTGAGTTTCAATCTTTTTGCTTCTAAAATAGATGATTATATAATGCTTCGATACGGTACTGCTACGAGCGCGTTTAATACCGATGTTATGATGCTTGGCGGAGAGCTTGATGCAGAGATATTGCTACAAGATCTATTTAAAATAGGCGGTGGCGCTTCATATACATACGGAAAAAATTTAAAAAATACAAACGGTTTAAGAGACGGCGATCCTCTACCTCAAATTTCACCGCTTGCATTTAAATTTTTAGTTGGACTTGAGCAAAAATCATGGTTTGCAAATGCACAATTTTATGCTAATGCAGCTCAACATCGCTATAAAGAAGGTTATGGAAATGCCATAGGAAAGGATTTAGGATATAGTGATGATTTTTGGACGGTTGGACTGTATGGCGGATATAAATATAAAAATTATCAATTCTTGGTTGCGGCTGAAAATTTAAATAACGCACTTTATAGTTACCATAACTCCAAAAACGGATCAGCAATTTCTACTTTAGATATCCCTGCTACTACTAGAGTTTATGAACCGGGACGAAGCTTTTGGATAAAATTTAAAGCACATTTTTAA
- the lon gene encoding endopeptidase La produces the protein MQINSIRTFPANLPVIVEDELFLYPFMITPLFLNDEKNIKALDLALRDNTPILVVSSKPQNEGMREFDTCYSAGVIGSVMRRISLPDGRVKILFQGSQKGKIIANISSDPLIALVDTIDIERPSNQKVDALLSVLREKVKSLSLLNHFFPPDLLKTIDESIEATRVCDLISSALRLKKGVAYDFFIEENLENRVLKIIDYLIEEIEANKLQKEIKSKVHSKIDKVNKEYFLKEQLKEIQKELGSDVGREEEISEYKNKLEAKKPYMGEDAYKEINKQILKLSRMHPDGSEASMTGSYLDWALDVPFGNFSKKKLGVKDVANQLDSDHYGLQKPKKRIVEYFGLRELLELRGLDSKTNNGVILCFAGPPGVGKTSLANSISKALKRELVRIALGGLEDVNELRGHRRTYIGAMPGRIVQGLIEAKTMNPVVVLDEIDKLARSYKGDPTAVLLEVLDPEQNSKFRDYYLNFNVDLSKVIFIATANDIGLIPAPLRDRMEFISLNSYTPQEKFQIAKKYLIPSELKKHGLKPSEISITKEALSLIIEEYTRESGVRNLRRKIADILRKVALEILENKIQKVSITPKNLKNFLDKKVFEIDSVDSTDQVGIVNGLAWTSVGGDVLKIEVVRIKGKGSMQITGQLGDVMKESAQISFSLIKTLIDTNKIKVPKSMLAKDDKGKEMAVYNSFDLHIHVPEGATPKDGPSAGITMSTAIASILSDTPIKSDVAMTGEITLSGKVLPIGGLKEKLIAAYKAKIKTALIPRKNYDRDLEEIPSEVKENMQIIPVDTIEDVLKLSFSK, from the coding sequence ATGCAGATAAATAGTATAAGAACTTTTCCGGCAAATTTACCGGTTATCGTGGAAGATGAGCTGTTTTTGTACCCTTTTATGATAACACCTCTTTTTTTAAATGATGAGAAAAACATAAAAGCACTTGACTTGGCTCTTAGAGATAATACTCCTATTTTGGTTGTATCATCAAAACCGCAAAATGAGGGTATGAGAGAGTTTGATACTTGCTATAGCGCTGGAGTTATAGGAAGTGTTATGAGAAGGATATCTCTTCCTGATGGTAGAGTAAAAATACTTTTTCAAGGCTCACAAAAAGGCAAAATCATAGCCAACATAAGCTCTGATCCGCTTATAGCGCTAGTAGATACTATAGATATAGAAAGACCTTCTAATCAAAAAGTGGATGCACTTTTGAGCGTGTTAAGAGAAAAGGTAAAAAGCTTAAGCTTATTAAATCACTTTTTTCCTCCAGATCTCTTAAAAACTATAGATGAAAGTATAGAAGCTACTAGGGTTTGTGATCTTATTTCAAGTGCTTTAAGACTTAAAAAAGGTGTAGCTTACGACTTTTTTATAGAAGAAAATTTAGAAAATAGAGTACTTAAAATAATTGATTATTTAATAGAGGAGATAGAGGCTAATAAACTCCAAAAAGAGATAAAATCAAAAGTTCATTCTAAAATAGATAAAGTAAATAAAGAGTATTTCTTAAAAGAGCAGTTAAAAGAGATACAAAAAGAGCTTGGTAGTGATGTTGGGCGTGAAGAAGAGATAAGTGAGTATAAAAATAAATTAGAAGCCAAAAAACCGTATATGGGAGAAGATGCTTATAAAGAGATAAATAAGCAAATTCTAAAACTATCACGTATGCATCCTGATGGCTCAGAAGCTAGCATGACAGGAAGCTACTTGGATTGGGCTTTAGATGTGCCTTTTGGAAATTTCTCTAAAAAAAAGCTAGGTGTAAAAGATGTGGCTAATCAGCTTGATAGCGATCATTACGGACTGCAAAAGCCAAAAAAACGCATAGTCGAATATTTTGGGCTAAGAGAACTTTTGGAACTTAGAGGACTTGATTCTAAAACAAATAATGGAGTTATACTATGTTTTGCGGGACCTCCTGGAGTAGGTAAAACAAGTCTTGCAAACTCTATTTCAAAAGCTTTAAAAAGAGAGCTTGTGCGAATAGCCTTGGGCGGGCTTGAAGACGTAAATGAGTTAAGAGGTCATAGAAGAACTTATATAGGAGCTATGCCGGGGCGAATAGTGCAAGGATTGATAGAAGCTAAAACCATGAATCCAGTCGTTGTTTTAGATGAGATAGATAAGCTTGCAAGATCATATAAAGGAGATCCAACCGCTGTTTTATTAGAAGTTTTAGATCCCGAGCAGAACTCTAAATTTAGGGATTATTATCTGAATTTTAATGTAGATTTAAGTAAGGTTATATTTATAGCCACCGCAAATGATATAGGACTTATACCAGCTCCGCTTAGAGATAGGATGGAGTTTATATCGTTAAATAGCTACACTCCGCAAGAAAAGTTTCAGATAGCAAAAAAATATCTCATTCCTTCAGAGCTTAAAAAACATGGATTAAAACCATCTGAAATCAGTATAACAAAAGAAGCTTTAAGCTTGATAATAGAAGAATATACAAGAGAGAGCGGAGTAAGAAATTTAAGAAGAAAAATAGCCGATATCTTAAGAAAAGTCGCTCTTGAGATTTTGGAAAATAAGATACAAAAAGTATCCATAACTCCTAAAAATTTAAAAAACTTTTTGGATAAAAAAGTATTTGAGATAGATAGCGTAGACAGCACGGATCAAGTAGGTATAGTTAACGGGCTTGCGTGGACGAGTGTCGGTGGAGATGTACTAAAAATCGAAGTTGTACGCATAAAAGGCAAAGGATCTATGCAGATCACGGGACAGCTTGGAGATGTGATGAAAGAGTCTGCCCAGATATCTTTTAGCCTAATTAAGACTCTTATTGATACAAATAAGATAAAAGTTCCAAAATCTATGCTTGCAAAAGACGATAAAGGCAAAGAAATGGCGGTTTATAACTCATTTGATCTTCATATCCACGTTCCTGAGGGAGCCACTCCAAAAGACGGTCCTAGCGCAGGTATAACTATGAGTACTGCCATAGCGTCTATACTTAGCGATACTCCTATAAAAAGCGATGTTGCTATGACAGGAGAGATCACTTTGAGTGGAAAAGTTCTTCCTATAGGAGGATTAAAGGAGAAGCTCATAGCAGCTTATAAAGCTAAAATAAAAACTGCTTTGATTCCGCGTAAAAATTATGATCGCGATCTTGAGGAGATACCAAGCGAGGTCAAAGAAAATATGCAGATAATTCCTGTAGATACGATAGAAGATGTCCTAAAGTTATCGTTTTCAAAGTAA
- a CDS encoding outer membrane protein assembly factor BamD, with translation MKINLKSVIFAVSLLVFVGCSDKNDNELFNLTPDGWYSQIIEDIKSNDLDSADKHYVSFASEHVASPLLEQMLLILAQAHVDEEQYILANFYLDEYIKRYGTKQSIEFAQYLKIKANFDSFTKPNRNQKLMQDSIYEIEKFLNAYPNTQYRPLIETMLVKFRLAKQYLDTQIYDLYERTDRGESAEIYKDKLESSPLNNVDSIKPKLPWYMRPFE, from the coding sequence ATGAAAATAAATTTAAAAAGTGTCATCTTTGCAGTTAGCTTACTTGTTTTTGTCGGCTGCAGCGATAAAAATGACAATGAACTTTTTAATCTAACGCCAGATGGCTGGTATTCTCAAATTATCGAAGATATAAAAAGTAACGATTTAGATAGCGCCGATAAACATTATGTCTCATTTGCTAGCGAACACGTAGCTTCACCGCTTTTAGAGCAGATGCTACTTATATTAGCTCAAGCTCACGTAGATGAAGAGCAGTATATTTTAGCGAATTTCTATCTTGATGAATATATAAAAAGATATGGAACAAAGCAATCTATAGAATTTGCTCAGTATCTAAAGATAAAGGCAAATTTCGATTCTTTTACAAAACCGAATAGAAATCAAAAACTTATGCAAGATAGTATTTATGAGATAGAAAAATTTCTAAACGCATACCCAAATACGCAATACAGACCTCTTATAGAAACTATGTTGGTTAAATTTAGGTTAGCAAAACAGTATTTAGATACCCAAATTTATGATCTTTATGAAAGAACAGACAGAGGCGAGTCGGCTGAAATTTATAAAGATAAATTAGAAAGTTCGCCTTTAAATAACGTAGATTCTATAAAACCAAAACTTCCTTGGTATATGAGACCTTTTGAGTAG
- a CDS encoding IclR family transcriptional regulator, translating to MEKKLHNPTLRVLEIFKVLFVNNNGLSFSEISQITGISKGTLHPILTTLIYEDFLQINENKINIGKNCFKIGNAYVHSLDFIDTIKPHMKDIVFVCGEICQLGVLDGSDVLYIEKTEPKQAIKLESYVGKNLPAYATALGKCLLSGLNDDEIRKLYLDKNSFQKYTQNTVSDISSLLKQIYEVRANGYAHEIAESDKDIECVAVPLRSDGKIIASISVSLPIYRSNNEKIRSIIEILKLQAALIEKENSLIYKSK from the coding sequence ATGGAAAAGAAACTGCACAATCCAACTCTTAGAGTTCTAGAGATATTTAAAGTACTTTTTGTAAACAACAACGGACTTAGTTTTTCTGAAATTTCACAAATAACAGGTATATCAAAAGGTACTCTTCATCCTATTTTAACAACTCTCATTTATGAAGATTTTTTACAAATAAATGAAAATAAGATAAATATCGGCAAAAACTGTTTTAAAATCGGAAACGCTTACGTGCATTCGCTAGATTTTATAGATACTATAAAACCTCATATGAAAGATATAGTCTTTGTTTGCGGCGAAATATGCCAACTAGGCGTACTTGACGGGTCAGATGTTTTATATATAGAAAAAACAGAACCAAAACAAGCCATCAAATTAGAATCATACGTAGGAAAAAATCTACCTGCGTACGCTACTGCGCTCGGTAAGTGCTTGCTTAGCGGATTAAATGATGATGAGATAAGAAAGCTATATTTAGATAAAAACTCATTTCAAAAATATACACAAAATACAGTTTCGGATATAAGCTCACTTTTAAAACAAATTTATGAAGTGCGGGCAAATGGATACGCGCACGAAATAGCAGAGAGCGATAAAGATATAGAATGCGTGGCGGTTCCTCTTAGATCTGATGGAAAAATCATAGCCTCAATTAGCGTTAGCCTACCGATATATCGATCAAATAATGAAAAAATTCGCTCTATTATAGAAATTTTAAAACTTCAAGCCGCTCTTATAGAAAAAGAAAATAGCCTAATTTATAAATCAAAATAA